The Sulfurimonas lithotrophica genome includes a region encoding these proteins:
- a CDS encoding cytochrome C — MKKIVFLFIFFSTLAFSANECVVCHKGIEDIRDRNSSMMSEILKIADKAGHKGNDCIVCHGGNPYNKSKEYGHKGTIKYFKDNEGPKDFYPSPTDPLVNKNTCGMCHESQVDAQYSSMMMDIKVDVNETNTSEYLHKKIGSEQFLAYMDKLSKQESEAFSKKSKIPHSKFSHNKGCAVCHIPYAKDGLYKGSDVRINKKRSNHLLVHQIQSSSNVIVNVDDNNYSGVSVQTCARCHSDKKFTALSYQGLLDTGDKHHLHMQEDIHFKRGMLCQDCHTSNDMHGSGLVSNENLAAVEIECQDCHGTTKKYPWELPLGYSDEYNTTLSNDKGRGVVKDVAKYLKQGFVADAKDGYLLSARANPLPNVVRKENSVIVHLANGKNIELKPLKLLKIKKELSKDALVAMDAIDAHTNKLECYTCHVTWTPQYYKSKQNKLLRWEDPALAQNGEGRISPVIQKNHKSLTAQPHNISKKTRTCESCHSSNKAMGFGIDGVKSSFTKVKEIDSNFTLASTLSKEQLNKLDRRGMCLSCHESIPKGNLAVSVMTHAAEMAELNIDTKMHKNILYQILHIGAWTQVLGAVLVLLIIAYLIYANFIKKKPVNPRNEGWK, encoded by the coding sequence ATGAAAAAAATAGTTTTTTTATTTATTTTTTTTAGCACACTAGCATTCTCTGCAAATGAATGTGTAGTGTGTCATAAAGGGATAGAAGATATTCGAGACAGAAACTCATCTATGATGAGCGAGATTTTAAAAATTGCAGATAAAGCAGGTCATAAAGGTAATGACTGCATCGTTTGTCATGGCGGTAATCCGTACAATAAAAGTAAAGAGTACGGACATAAAGGGACTATAAAATATTTTAAAGACAATGAGGGTCCAAAAGATTTTTATCCATCGCCAACAGATCCGCTTGTAAATAAAAATACTTGCGGAATGTGTCATGAATCCCAAGTAGATGCACAATATAGTTCTATGATGATGGATATTAAAGTCGATGTTAATGAGACAAACACTTCTGAGTACTTACATAAAAAAATTGGTTCTGAACAATTTTTAGCTTATATGGATAAGCTCTCTAAACAAGAGTCTGAAGCATTTTCAAAAAAAAGTAAAATTCCACATTCTAAATTTTCTCACAATAAAGGTTGTGCCGTTTGTCATATACCTTATGCAAAAGATGGATTATACAAAGGTTCAGATGTAAGAATCAATAAAAAAAGATCAAATCATCTTTTAGTTCATCAGATTCAAAGTTCTTCAAACGTTATAGTGAATGTAGATGATAACAACTATTCGGGTGTATCTGTCCAAACTTGTGCCAGATGTCATAGCGATAAAAAATTTACGGCTCTTTCATATCAAGGTTTATTGGATACAGGCGATAAACATCATCTACATATGCAAGAAGACATTCACTTTAAACGCGGTATGTTATGTCAAGATTGCCACACTTCAAATGATATGCACGGTAGCGGGCTTGTTTCAAATGAGAATTTGGCTGCTGTAGAGATCGAGTGCCAAGACTGTCACGGTACTACAAAAAAGTACCCTTGGGAATTGCCGCTTGGATATTCAGACGAGTATAATACAACTTTGAGTAATGACAAGGGCAGAGGTGTTGTAAAAGATGTTGCAAAATACTTAAAACAAGGTTTTGTAGCCGATGCAAAAGATGGTTATCTGCTTAGTGCACGTGCCAATCCTCTGCCAAATGTAGTAAGAAAAGAAAACAGTGTAATAGTGCATCTGGCAAACGGTAAAAATATAGAATTAAAACCTCTAAAACTTTTAAAAATAAAAAAAGAGTTATCCAAAGATGCACTTGTTGCAATGGATGCTATAGATGCACATACAAATAAGTTAGAGTGTTATACCTGTCATGTAACATGGACACCACAATATTATAAAAGTAAACAAAACAAACTCTTAAGATGGGAAGATCCTGCTCTTGCCCAAAACGGTGAAGGCAGAATCAGTCCCGTAATTCAAAAAAATCATAAAAGTTTAACCGCCCAACCTCATAATATAAGTAAAAAAACTAGAACTTGTGAGAGTTGTCACAGTTCAAATAAAGCGATGGGATTTGGGATAGATGGAGTTAAAAGTAGTTTTACAAAAGTAAAAGAGATAGACAGCAACTTTACTTTAGCATCTACACTAAGTAAAGAACAACTAAATAAATTAGACCGTAGAGGGATGTGTTTGTCTTGCCATGAAAGCATCCCAAAAGGAAACTTGGCAGTATCTGTTATGACACATGCAGCTGAGATGGCAGAATTAAATATAGATACAAAAATGCATAAAAATATCTTATATCAGATTTTACATATAGGTGCTTGGACTCAGGTTTTAGGGGCAGTATTAGTGTTGTTAATAATTGCTTATTTAATTTATGCTAACTTTATAAAAAAGAAACCTGTAAATCCTAGAAATGAAGGGTGGAAATAA
- a CDS encoding dehypoxanthine futalosine cyclase translates to MSRLTKEEALDLIKNADLKELGKMATARKKELHPKGVTTFVVDRNINYTNICWVDCKFCAFYRHEKDEDAYVLSFDEIDAKIDELLEIGGTQILFQGGVHPKLKIEWYEDLVEHIHTKYPTITIHGFSSIEIDFIARVSRISVQEVLARLKAKGLASIPGAGAEILSDKVRDIIAPKKIDSDVWIDIHRQAHKLGIMSTATMMYGTVETDEDIIDHLEMVRNLQDETGGFRAFIMWSFQSDNTELLRQIPDMEKPSSNRYLRLLAVARLYLDNVPNIQSSWVTQGPYIGQMALKFGANDLGSTMMEENVVSSAGASFRMAKDEMVHLIRDIGESPAIRNTAYEILERF, encoded by the coding sequence ATGAGTAGATTAACAAAAGAAGAAGCATTAGATTTAATAAAAAATGCCGACTTAAAAGAGTTGGGGAAGATGGCAACGGCTCGTAAAAAAGAGTTGCATCCAAAAGGTGTTACAACTTTTGTTGTAGATAGAAATATAAACTATACAAACATTTGCTGGGTCGATTGTAAATTTTGTGCATTTTACAGACATGAAAAAGATGAAGATGCATACGTACTTAGCTTTGATGAGATAGATGCAAAGATAGATGAGCTTTTAGAAATCGGCGGTACTCAGATTTTGTTTCAGGGCGGGGTGCATCCAAAGCTAAAAATTGAGTGGTACGAGGATTTGGTCGAGCATATCCATACAAAATATCCGACTATAACTATACACGGTTTTTCATCTATAGAGATAGATTTTATAGCACGTGTATCACGCATCAGCGTACAAGAGGTACTGGCTCGTTTAAAAGCTAAAGGTCTTGCATCTATTCCGGGTGCTGGAGCTGAAATACTCTCAGACAAGGTTCGTGATATTATAGCACCTAAGAAAATTGATTCTGATGTGTGGATTGATATACATCGTCAAGCTCACAAACTTGGCATTATGTCAACGGCTACTATGATGTACGGAACAGTTGAGACAGACGAAGATATAATAGACCATCTGGAAATGGTAAGAAATCTCCAAGATGAAACAGGTGGTTTTCGTGCATTTATTATGTGGAGTTTCCAATCTGACAATACGGAACTACTTCGTCAAATTCCCGATATGGAAAAACCATCTTCAAACCGATACTTAAGACTTTTAGCCGTTGCAAGACTTTATCTTGATAATGTCCCTAATATACAAAGTTCATGGGTTACACAAGGTCCGTACATAGGTCAAATGGCACTTAAATTCGGTGCGAATGATTTAGGTTCAACTATGATGGAAGAAAATGTAGTAAGCAGTGCGGGTGCTAGTTTTAGAATGGCAAAAGACGAGATGGTGCATCTTATACGTGATATCGGAGAATCGCCGGCAATTAGAAATACGGCATATGAGATTTTAGAGAGATTTTAA
- a CDS encoding DUF302 domain-containing protein gives MKKIVLITLFVSSMFANDIIIKQSSYSVDKTMQNIKDILNAKGLNIFAVIDHQKNAKNIDMNMNESKVIIFGNPKVGTKFMNENMASGLDLPLKIIIYKDKDSKVKLAYRDGTWLKKEHGLSSNKLINKVSNALNNITNKAIK, from the coding sequence ATGAAAAAAATAGTTTTAATAACTCTTTTTGTATCGTCTATGTTTGCAAATGACATCATTATAAAACAGAGTAGTTATAGTGTAGATAAAACGATGCAAAACATAAAAGATATACTAAATGCCAAAGGATTAAATATTTTTGCCGTTATCGATCATCAAAAAAATGCAAAAAATATAGATATGAATATGAATGAATCCAAAGTTATAATATTCGGTAATCCAAAAGTAGGTACAAAGTTTATGAATGAAAATATGGCAAGTGGACTTGACTTACCTTTGAAAATAATAATATATAAAGATAAAGACTCTAAAGTGAAATTAGCATATAGAGATGGAACTTGGCTTAAAAAAGAACATGGTTTAAGTTCAAATAAACTAATAAATAAAGTTAGCAATGCACTAAATAATATTACAAATAAAGCGATAAAATGA